Proteins found in one Acidobacteriota bacterium genomic segment:
- a CDS encoding amidohydrolase family protein: MRKSSLLFLSFFLFAKMSWAAELPHVYALVNARVVTSPGKVIEKGVVIVRGGVIAAVGAAGAVAVPADAQVMDLEGQTVSPGLIDPYVTVSRLSGVRPSADDSTASRRGAGAAAFPQATPAPEPSGNALPSSKLRPERTVLADLKVSSDVREAFRDLGFTVVAAVPDKGILRGESAVIALSDGPLSRALLVAKSAQHVARDADAPEFGGEYPGSKMGMAAAVRQAFSDAKWLLAADAAYAAKPAGRARPERYDGWVALGDAVSGREPVVFEASDVLALLRSAKIAAEFGLKARHVATGSDLYLLADEVKAARPDLVLSLAFAAAPSVEDEDEWSDVSLQRLRAWDRAASNPRWMRDLGLTFSLTTHGLAELSDLADRAKKARARGLSADDLLAAFTTIPARQLGLAGRAGEIVPGALANLVVSSGPLFSDRTRVLTTFVDGVPYEVRPKKGAVAGTFKVDGASVSLRSDPRTGLPGVGVTPAAGGKPVAATNVVRHGQRLTFDVDGAPFGLSGPQKAEAVVEGDSLRLDVRPAAGGPAVSKRAERDRSAPGRGGSGADAAEPGAAPAATAAEKLDAPDSDVRPLPARWAAPLAAPKAVLVKNATVWTSGPKGTLENASVLVVDGKVAAVGKDVAVPASAASSLVTIDAQGRSVTPGLIDAHSHTAVDGGVNEGSHNISAEVRIGDVVNPFAPAIYRELAGGLTAANVLHGSSNAIGGQSEILKLRNGEGPDGLKAQGRAARHQVRARREPEALEHAGDRSAPLPADAHGRLGPHPRALLGRARLPEEAEGRARPHGPAARGDRRDPRGQAGDPRAQLRQAGGPRPDPALRGVRREDRNAPAHPRGLQGRRRDRGARRRRLVLQRLVGLQVRGVRRDPVQRRPDAGTRRPRLVQLRLRRAGPPHERRGGESRQVRRRAARGGAQVRDRELREAAEGRRAHRLPRAGQGRRLRRVVGRPAGRNQPRGRNLDRREEVLRPRRGPQGPRRPRGREDRADRQGAPGRLPRRRGRACRAAGPARRALLQRGGARHGCVRRCGGGAMSMLLLASVLVLKGATVHTAAGPAIPNGVVVIDGGKISAVGGPGTPIPAGATVVDAAGRHVAPAFFAPASLVGLVEIQAVRATNDVSEIAEINPEARPDVAMNLDSETLPVTRSNGVLFAALAPRGSTFPGAASVVTLNGWTREDACVKCPAAVLVEWPEMAIDRRPEARPSARVQERRRDEALDLIRRTFRDAAAYRTARAAEGKAGVPAHDTVASTGALAAVLDGSIPLVVRAERRAQIDAALRFLDEDLKGTKVRLVILGGYDAPRSAAALAERKIPVVLDTVLDLPLREDDAYDAPFTKAAELAKAGVVVAIGNGQTTMTAATTRDLPNDAAMAVSFGLDPLEALRSITLNPARIFGVDARIGSLEPGKDASLAVWTGDPLQTTSTVTALYERGVALDLSDRHKRLWERYRSRPKPAPPAAGGR; this comes from the coding sequence ATGCGAAAGTCTTCTCTCCTCTTTCTCTCTTTCTTTCTCTTCGCAAAGATGTCTTGGGCGGCGGAGCTGCCGCACGTTTATGCGCTCGTGAACGCGCGTGTCGTGACTTCGCCGGGCAAGGTCATCGAGAAGGGCGTCGTGATCGTGCGCGGCGGCGTCATCGCGGCCGTCGGGGCCGCGGGCGCGGTGGCCGTGCCGGCCGACGCGCAGGTGATGGATCTCGAGGGCCAGACGGTTTCGCCGGGCCTCATCGACCCGTACGTGACCGTGTCGCGCCTCTCCGGCGTCCGCCCCTCCGCGGACGACTCGACCGCTTCCCGCCGCGGCGCGGGCGCGGCCGCGTTTCCCCAGGCCACGCCGGCGCCCGAGCCCTCCGGCAACGCGCTCCCGTCGTCGAAGCTCCGCCCCGAGCGGACCGTCCTCGCCGACCTGAAGGTCTCCTCCGACGTGCGCGAGGCGTTCCGCGACCTCGGCTTCACCGTGGTCGCCGCCGTGCCCGACAAGGGCATCCTGCGCGGCGAGAGCGCCGTGATCGCGCTCTCCGACGGCCCGCTCTCCCGCGCGCTCCTCGTCGCGAAGTCCGCGCAGCACGTCGCGCGCGACGCCGACGCGCCCGAATTCGGAGGGGAGTATCCGGGCTCCAAGATGGGAATGGCCGCCGCGGTGCGGCAGGCCTTCTCGGACGCGAAATGGCTGCTCGCGGCCGACGCCGCGTACGCCGCGAAGCCCGCCGGGCGCGCGCGTCCCGAACGGTACGACGGGTGGGTCGCGTTGGGCGACGCCGTTTCCGGCAGGGAGCCGGTCGTCTTCGAAGCCTCCGACGTCCTCGCCCTCCTCCGTTCCGCGAAGATCGCGGCGGAGTTCGGCCTGAAGGCGCGTCACGTGGCGACGGGGAGCGACCTCTACCTTCTCGCCGACGAGGTCAAGGCCGCGAGGCCCGACCTCGTCCTCTCGCTCGCGTTCGCGGCCGCGCCGTCCGTCGAGGACGAGGACGAGTGGAGCGACGTGTCGCTCCAGCGCCTCCGCGCGTGGGATCGCGCGGCCTCGAACCCGCGCTGGATGCGCGACCTCGGCCTGACGTTCTCGCTGACGACGCACGGTCTCGCCGAGCTCTCCGACCTCGCGGATCGCGCGAAGAAGGCCCGGGCTCGCGGCCTTTCGGCGGACGACCTCCTCGCGGCCTTCACGACGATCCCGGCGCGTCAGCTCGGTCTCGCGGGCCGCGCGGGCGAGATCGTTCCCGGCGCGCTCGCGAACCTCGTCGTGTCGTCCGGCCCGCTATTCAGCGACAGGACGCGCGTCCTCACGACGTTCGTCGACGGCGTCCCTTACGAGGTGAGGCCGAAGAAGGGCGCGGTCGCCGGCACGTTCAAGGTGGACGGCGCGTCGGTTTCGCTCCGCTCGGATCCGCGCACCGGCCTCCCCGGCGTCGGCGTGACTCCGGCGGCCGGAGGCAAGCCGGTTGCGGCGACGAACGTCGTGAGGCACGGCCAGAGGCTCACGTTCGACGTCGACGGGGCGCCGTTCGGGCTCTCCGGCCCGCAGAAGGCGGAGGCCGTCGTGGAGGGCGACTCGCTGCGGCTCGACGTGCGCCCTGCCGCGGGAGGCCCCGCCGTGTCGAAGCGCGCGGAACGGGACCGCTCCGCACCGGGCCGCGGGGGTTCCGGCGCCGACGCCGCCGAGCCGGGGGCGGCGCCGGCCGCCACGGCCGCCGAGAAGCTGGACGCGCCGGACTCCGACGTGCGCCCGCTCCCCGCGCGCTGGGCGGCTCCGCTCGCGGCGCCGAAGGCCGTCCTCGTCAAGAACGCGACGGTCTGGACGTCCGGTCCGAAGGGCACTCTCGAGAACGCGAGCGTTCTCGTCGTGGACGGCAAGGTCGCCGCCGTGGGAAAGGACGTCGCCGTGCCGGCGTCGGCCGCCTCGTCGCTCGTCACCATCGACGCGCAGGGCCGCTCCGTCACGCCCGGTCTCATCGACGCCCACAGCCACACGGCGGTCGACGGCGGCGTGAACGAAGGCAGCCACAACATCTCGGCCGAGGTCCGCATCGGCGACGTCGTGAACCCCTTCGCACCGGCGATCTACCGCGAGCTCGCCGGCGGCCTCACGGCCGCGAACGTGCTCCACGGCTCGTCGAACGCAATCGGCGGGCAGTCGGAAATCCTCAAGCTCAGGAACGGCGAGGGGCCCGACGGCCTCAAGGCTCAAGGACGCGCCGCCCGGCATCAAGTTCGCGCTCGGCGAGAACCCGAAGCGCTCGAACATGCAGGGGACCGGTCCGCTCCGCTACCCGCAGACGCGCATGGGCGTCTCGGCCCTCATCCGCGAGCGCTTCTCGGCCGCGCGCGACTACCGGAGGAAGCAGAAGGCCGAGCCCGTCCGCACGGACCTGCAGCTCGAGGCGATCGCCGAGATCCTCGAGGGCAAGCGGGCGATCCACGCGCACAGCTACGTCAAGCAGGAGGTCCTCGACCTGATCCGGCTCTGCGAGGAGTTCGGCGTGAAGATCGGAACGCTCCAGCACATCCTCGAGGGCTACAAGGTCGCCGACGAGATCGCGGCGCACGGCGCCGGCGCCTCGTCCTTCAGCGACTGGTGGGCCTACAAGTTCGAGGTGTACGACGCGATCCCGTACAACGGCGCCCTGATGCGGGAACGCGGCGTCCTCGTCTCGTTCAACTCCGACTCCGACGAGCTGGCCCGCCGCATGAACGTCGAGGCGGCGAAAGCCGTCAAGTACGGCGGCGTGCCGCGCGAGGAGGCGCTCAAGTTCGTGACCGCGAACTCCGCGAAGCAGCTGAAGGTCGACGCGCGCATCGGCTCCCTCGAGCCGGGCAAGGACGGCGACTTCGTCGTGTGGTCGGGCGACCCGCTGGACGCAACCAGCCACGCGGACGAAACCTGGATCGAAGGGAAGAAGTACTTCGACCGCGCCGAGGACCTCAAGGCCCGCGCCGCCCTCGGGGCCGAGAAGACCGAGCTGATCGGCAAGGCGCGCCTGGCCGCCTCCCGCGGCGCCGCGGCCGCGCCTGCCGGGCCGCCGGCCCGGCCCGCCGAGCACTCCTGCAGCGAGGAGGAGCACGCCATGGATGCGTCCGCCGGTGTGGAGGTGGCGCGATGAGCATGCTCCTTCTCGCCTCCGTCCTCGTCCTCAAGGGCGCGACCGTGCACACGGCGGCCGGGCCCGCCATTCCGAACGGCGTCGTCGTGATCGACGGCGGGAAGATCTCGGCGGTGGGCGGCCCCGGAACGCCGATTCCCGCGGGAGCGACGGTCGTCGACGCGGCGGGCAGGCACGTCGCCCCCGCCTTCTTCGCGCCCGCGTCGCTCGTCGGGCTCGTCGAGATCCAGGCCGTCCGCGCGACGAACGACGTCTCCGAGATCGCCGAGATCAACCCCGAGGCGCGGCCCGACGTCGCGATGAACCTCGATTCCGAGACGCTCCCCGTGACGCGCTCGAACGGCGTCCTCTTCGCGGCGCTCGCGCCGCGCGGCTCGACGTTCCCCGGCGCCGCGTCCGTCGTGACCCTGAACGGCTGGACGCGCGAGGACGCGTGCGTGAAGTGCCCGGCCGCGGTCCTCGTCGAGTGGCCCGAGATGGCGATCGACCGGCGCCCGGAGGCCCGGCCGTCCGCGCGAGTCCAGGAGCGCCGGCGCGACGAGGCGCTCGACCTCATCCGGCGGACGTTCCGGGACGCCGCGGCGTACCGGACGGCCCGCGCCGCCGAGGGCAAGGCCGGCGTCCCCGCGCACGACACCGTTGCGTCCACCGGGGCGCTCGCGGCCGTCCTCGACGGGTCGATTCCCCTCGTCGTCCGCGCCGAGCGCAGGGCGCAGATCGACGCAGCGCTGCGGTTTCTCGACGAGGATCTCAAGGGCACGAAGGTCCGCCTCGTGATCCTCGGCGGATACGACGCGCCGAGGTCGGCGGCGGCGCTCGCCGAGCGGAAGATCCCCGTCGTCCTCGACACGGTCCTCGATCTGCCGCTGCGCGAGGACGACGCGTACGACGCGCCGTTCACGAAGGCGGCGGAGCTCGCGAAGGCGGGGGTCGTCGTCGCGATCGGCAACGGCCAGACGACGATGACCGCCGCGACGACGCGCGACCTTCCGAACGACGCGGCGATGGCCGTGTCGTTCGGACTCGACCCGCTCGAGGCGCTCCGTTCCATCACGCTCAACCCGGCGCGCATCTTCGGCGTCGACGCGCGGATCGGCTCGCTCGAGCCGGGCAAGGACGCGTCGCTCGCCGTATGGACGGGCGACCCCCTCCAGACGACGTCCACCGTCACCGCGCTCTACGAAAGGGGCGTGGCGCTCGATCTCTCCGACCGCCACAAGCGGCTCTGGGAGCGCTACCGCAGCCGGCCGAAGCCCGCTCCGCCCGCGGCCGGCGGCCGCTGA
- a CDS encoding putative sulfate exporter family transporter yields MRSGHRALAYTSRVTAGRVLVPLLAAACLAPVVPAGGALVLGILVALTAGNPWPAETKRLAHLLLGLSVMGLGAAADLGVVARVGARGIGYTAVGIALTCAAGFALARALRVEEDTAILVTAGTAICGGSAIAAVAPAIRAKAESVSVALATVFLLNAVALVVFPPLGRLLGFDEARFGLFAALAIHDTSSVVGAAAAYGPKAVEVATTVKLARALWIVPLALLAARYHARRTGESAHARLAVPWFLGGFVAAAALVTWIPALAPAGRSVADAAKRLLVVTLFLIGTTLTREAIARVGVRPILLGVILWILAASATAAAILAGWIS; encoded by the coding sequence GTGCGGAGCGGACATCGTGCGCTAGCCTACACTTCGCGCGTGACGGCTGGCCGCGTCCTCGTCCCGCTTCTCGCGGCCGCCTGCCTCGCGCCGGTCGTGCCCGCCGGCGGGGCCCTCGTGCTCGGAATCCTGGTCGCCCTGACCGCGGGCAACCCCTGGCCCGCAGAGACGAAGCGCCTCGCGCACCTTCTCCTCGGCCTGTCGGTGATGGGGCTCGGAGCCGCGGCGGACCTCGGCGTGGTGGCGCGCGTGGGCGCCCGCGGCATCGGCTACACGGCGGTGGGAATCGCGCTGACGTGCGCCGCGGGCTTCGCCCTCGCGCGCGCGCTGCGCGTCGAGGAGGACACGGCGATCCTCGTCACCGCGGGAACGGCGATCTGCGGCGGCAGCGCGATCGCGGCGGTCGCTCCCGCGATCCGGGCGAAGGCCGAGTCCGTGTCCGTGGCCCTCGCGACCGTGTTCCTTCTGAACGCGGTCGCGCTCGTCGTCTTCCCGCCGCTCGGGCGCCTCCTCGGGTTCGACGAGGCCCGGTTCGGGCTCTTCGCGGCGCTCGCGATCCACGACACGAGCTCGGTCGTCGGGGCGGCGGCCGCGTACGGGCCGAAGGCCGTCGAGGTCGCGACGACGGTGAAGCTCGCGCGCGCCCTGTGGATCGTCCCGCTCGCGCTCCTCGCGGCGCGGTACCACGCGCGCCGCACGGGGGAGAGCGCGCACGCCCGCCTCGCCGTCCCGTGGTTTCTCGGGGGCTTCGTCGCCGCCGCCGCGCTCGTCACGTGGATCCCGGCCCTCGCGCCGGCAGGGCGGTCCGTCGCGGACGCGGCGAAGCGCCTGCTCGTCGTCACGCTGTTCCTGATCGGGACCACGCTCACGCGCGAGGCGATCGCGCGGGTCGGAGTGCGGCCGATCCTGCTCGGCGTGATCCTGTGGATTCTCGCGGCCTCGGCCACGGCCGCGGCGATTCTCGCGGGCTGGATCTCGTGA
- a CDS encoding cysteine dioxygenase family protein, giving the protein MAKTFAELLRRLDAFSDRIPLGELEAALSDVSMSLDDVRHHLIFGADTYRRNLVHAGPAYQALVLCWRNGQRSPIHDHAGSSCGVRVLSGEALETVFERTRAGMVFAVRSLAHAPGSVCATQDADIHQVSNVADDGRDLVTLHVYSPPLLNMGTYTLFDPNVRAFREPVHEDALVDGGGI; this is encoded by the coding sequence ATGGCGAAGACCTTCGCGGAGCTCCTCCGCCGCCTCGACGCCTTCTCCGACCGCATCCCGCTCGGCGAGCTGGAGGCGGCGCTCTCGGACGTCTCGATGTCCCTCGACGACGTCCGACACCACCTGATCTTCGGAGCCGACACGTACCGCCGGAACCTCGTCCACGCGGGCCCGGCCTACCAGGCGCTCGTGTTGTGCTGGCGGAACGGACAGCGCAGCCCGATCCACGACCACGCCGGCTCGAGCTGCGGAGTGCGCGTCCTTTCCGGCGAGGCGCTCGAGACCGTCTTCGAGCGGACGCGAGCCGGAATGGTCTTCGCGGTCCGCTCGCTCGCGCATGCGCCGGGAAGCGTCTGCGCAACGCAGGACGCGGACATTCACCAGGTTTCGAACGTCGCCGACGACGGCAGGGACCTCGTGACGCTGCACGTCTACTCGCCGCCCCTCCTGAACATGGGGACCTATACGCTCTTCGACCCGAACGTCCGCGCCTTCCGCGAGCCGGTCCATGAGGACGCGCTCGTGGACGGCGGCGGGATCTGA
- a CDS encoding trypsin-like peptidase domain-containing protein, translating to MPDAGASLALMWMDPATGETKKVPLDHALRLGSNRQQNDVALPFAGVEALHAEIVSRPGGGWEIAPVGVLRLKVDGAMVPRAELRPGSTFSIGILDFTVGYAGASLERASAPARPAAPVSGSSRILVPPPVRRPAVAGPRPPEPDRRLAFALLGGGLVAALGGVVWFVALRPKPTPLAAPPANVPQAAASAPANAPARQEPTDPFAAAKKSVVTVIAKLAFDKGFATGTGFFVTSSGKLVTNFHVVKRTDYQQILMPGSKKPVDARILATDEEHDLALLQAMVDPPVPVAPLAAGAVLKMGDPVFALGSPAGPVLEMSLSRGIVSSDKPRQFGDVALIQHDAAINPGNSGGPLLDQQGRVVGVNTLKIKETQGLNFAIPVDQVKDFLALPR from the coding sequence ATGCCCGACGCCGGCGCCTCCCTCGCACTCATGTGGATGGACCCCGCGACGGGCGAGACGAAAAAGGTGCCGCTCGACCACGCGCTGCGCCTCGGCTCGAACCGCCAGCAGAACGACGTCGCCCTGCCCTTCGCGGGCGTCGAGGCTCTTCACGCGGAGATCGTCTCGCGTCCCGGCGGCGGATGGGAGATCGCGCCGGTGGGCGTCCTGCGCCTGAAGGTGGACGGCGCGATGGTCCCGCGCGCCGAGCTCCGGCCGGGCTCGACGTTCTCGATCGGCATTCTCGATTTCACCGTCGGCTACGCGGGGGCTTCGCTCGAGCGCGCGTCCGCGCCCGCCCGGCCCGCCGCGCCGGTCTCCGGCTCGTCGCGAATTCTCGTGCCGCCTCCCGTGCGGCGCCCGGCGGTCGCGGGGCCGCGCCCGCCGGAGCCCGACCGGCGCCTCGCCTTTGCGCTCCTCGGCGGCGGCCTCGTCGCCGCACTCGGGGGCGTCGTCTGGTTCGTCGCGCTGCGGCCGAAGCCGACGCCCCTGGCCGCGCCGCCCGCGAACGTGCCCCAGGCGGCCGCGTCCGCTCCGGCGAACGCGCCGGCCCGGCAGGAGCCGACGGACCCGTTCGCGGCCGCCAAGAAGTCCGTCGTCACGGTCATCGCGAAGCTGGCCTTCGACAAGGGATTCGCGACCGGAACGGGCTTCTTCGTGACGTCGTCGGGCAAGCTCGTCACGAACTTCCACGTCGTGAAAAGGACGGACTACCAGCAGATCCTGATGCCGGGCTCGAAGAAGCCGGTCGACGCGCGCATCCTCGCGACCGACGAGGAGCACGACCTCGCGCTGCTGCAGGCGATGGTCGATCCGCCCGTCCCCGTCGCGCCGCTCGCGGCCGGCGCGGTGCTGAAGATGGGCGATCCCGTCTTCGCGCTGGGCTCGCCGGCCGGCCCCGTCCTCGAGATGAGCCTCTCGCGCGGCATCGTGAGCTCCGACAAGCCGCGCCAGTTCGGGGACGTCGCGCTCATCCAGCACGACGCCGCCATCAACCCCGGCAACAGCGGCGGGCCCCTTCTCGATCAGCAGGGGCGCGTCGTCGGCGTGAACACGCTCAAGATCAAGGAGACGCAGGGGCTGAACTTCGCGATCCCGGTGGATCAGGTCAAGGATTTCCTCGCCCTGCCGCGCTGA
- a CDS encoding formate dehydrogenase accessory sulfurtransferase FdhD, translating into MSAPHRDASVSVHVVRRDGDAETRDRDSLTAEEPLEIRLREGTDAPERFVVTMRTPGDDDDLAVGLLYGEGVISGIGDVAAVGPPGEPGLAPELARNVRVVTLAPGAARCAPRRATVMGSACGVCGRTSVSDVIALAEAARARAARPAGAGGAADLTITAELLTRLPGVLREKQSVFASTGGLHAAGFFEADGTLVVAREDVGRHNATDKAVGALLREGRRTPPILLVSGRLGFEIAQKAALAGARIVAAVSAPTSLAVELAEEAGLTVVGFLRGARFNVYAHPERIRG; encoded by the coding sequence ATGTCCGCTCCGCACCGCGACGCGTCCGTCTCCGTGCACGTCGTCCGCCGTGACGGCGACGCGGAGACCCGGGACCGGGACTCCCTCACGGCCGAGGAGCCCCTCGAGATCCGGCTCCGCGAAGGAACGGACGCGCCCGAGCGGTTCGTCGTCACGATGCGCACGCCGGGGGACGACGACGATCTCGCCGTCGGCCTCCTCTACGGGGAAGGCGTGATCTCGGGGATCGGCGACGTCGCGGCCGTCGGTCCGCCCGGAGAGCCCGGCCTCGCCCCGGAACTCGCGCGGAACGTCCGCGTCGTGACGCTCGCTCCCGGCGCCGCTCGATGCGCTCCGCGGCGCGCGACCGTCATGGGATCGGCCTGCGGCGTGTGCGGCCGGACCTCGGTCTCCGACGTGATCGCGCTCGCGGAGGCGGCCCGCGCGCGCGCCGCACGACCCGCTGGGGCCGGAGGCGCGGCGGACCTCACGATCACCGCCGAACTTCTCACGCGTCTCCCCGGCGTCCTGCGCGAGAAACAGTCCGTCTTCGCCTCGACGGGCGGCCTGCACGCGGCCGGGTTTTTCGAGGCCGACGGAACGCTGGTCGTCGCGCGCGAGGACGTCGGCCGCCACAACGCGACCGACAAGGCCGTCGGGGCGCTCCTCCGCGAGGGGCGGAGGACGCCGCCGATCCTCCTCGTCTCGGGGCGGCTCGGGTTCGAGATCGCCCAGAAAGCGGCCCTCGCGGGCGCCCGCATCGTCGCAGCCGTCTCGGCGCCGACGAGCCTCGCCGTGGAGCTCGCCGAGGAGGCGGGCCTCACGGTCGTCGGGTTCCTGCGCGGCGCGCGCTTCAACGTCTATGCCCACCCGGAGCGCATCCGGGGGTAG
- a CDS encoding PBP1A family penicillin-binding protein, with translation MNEPEPRFAALSAVSARLKTLGAAASARLKVVSAWCGRQLGRIPRPAWFALGATAVLLVAAAVVVVLYFSRVVGATMDGRRWSLPTRLYSDVWVVRPGDALAAEDVTRRLGRLRYAEVPKPPLLPGQYALSPKRITVWVNDRETAWGRTPGVAVVLEFSGRRVASVRRAEDGSPLPHVVFEPEVVGTVFDEKMQDRTLVTLDQVPKVLLDAILTTEDRDFFTHAGISPRRLVGAVLQSVTRRAGVRGTSTLTQQLVKNMFLTPERTLKRKGVEALMAVILESKYSKTQILEAYLNEIYLGQRGSVSVTGVEEASRFYFGKGVSRLELNEAAMLAGLISSPGKYSPFRNPDNARQRRAVVLRGMLEQKKIDKAAFDAASAAPLTPIASPPMGVVAPHFVDFVLKQAKEIPGYSKEDGSSVFTTLDPDMQQAAQAAVLKGLEELEKKFKRLRVRGDEEQLQAALIALDPSTGSVRALVGGRDYQVSQFNRVVQARRQPGSLFKPFVYLTAFGKRDLVPPITPASLYVDSPIALVWGAGEDETWSPKNYDGEYRGTMTARQALEQSINIPTVRIAVTQTAPGRTLLPDIVETARRAGISSPLKPYPSIALGSFETSPMEIASAFCTFANGGFRVKPNALLGLVTPSLRRMESKDEPIVRGADADAVSVLDSVLRGVVDRGTGGSARRLGAQGIFAGKTGTTNDGRDAWFVGFSPSLLVAVWVGFDDNRGLNLSGSHAALPIWADFVRRLPSHWFETPFPKTPGVVTASIDPTTGLLVTEECPASLDEVFLEGTEPKQRCPHGGGGAPGPGIGGTGN, from the coding sequence GTGAACGAGCCTGAGCCGCGTTTCGCGGCCCTCTCGGCGGTGTCCGCCCGCCTGAAAACCCTGGGCGCGGCGGCATCCGCCCGCCTGAAGGTCGTTTCCGCGTGGTGCGGACGGCAGCTCGGCCGTATCCCAAGGCCGGCCTGGTTCGCGCTCGGCGCGACGGCGGTCCTCCTCGTCGCCGCGGCCGTCGTCGTCGTCCTGTACTTCTCCCGAGTCGTCGGGGCGACGATGGACGGCCGGCGCTGGAGCCTGCCGACGCGCCTGTACTCGGACGTCTGGGTCGTGCGGCCGGGCGATGCCCTCGCGGCGGAGGACGTGACGCGCCGGCTCGGGCGCCTGCGCTACGCCGAGGTTCCGAAGCCTCCGCTTCTCCCCGGCCAGTACGCGCTCTCGCCGAAGCGGATCACGGTCTGGGTGAACGACCGCGAGACGGCGTGGGGCCGCACCCCGGGCGTGGCCGTGGTGCTCGAGTTCTCGGGGCGCCGCGTCGCGTCCGTGCGCCGCGCCGAGGACGGCTCGCCGCTTCCGCACGTCGTCTTCGAGCCCGAGGTCGTCGGCACCGTCTTCGACGAGAAGATGCAGGACCGAACGCTCGTCACGCTCGACCAGGTCCCGAAGGTCCTCCTCGACGCGATCCTCACGACGGAGGACCGCGACTTCTTCACCCACGCGGGAATCTCTCCGCGGCGCCTCGTCGGGGCCGTCCTGCAGAGCGTGACGCGCCGCGCCGGAGTGCGCGGCACGTCCACGCTGACCCAGCAGCTCGTCAAGAACATGTTCCTCACGCCCGAGCGCACGCTCAAGCGCAAGGGCGTCGAAGCGCTCATGGCGGTCATCCTCGAGTCGAAGTACTCGAAAACGCAGATTCTCGAGGCCTACCTCAACGAGATCTATCTCGGCCAGCGCGGCTCCGTGTCGGTGACCGGCGTCGAGGAGGCGTCGCGCTTCTACTTCGGCAAGGGCGTCTCGAGGCTCGAGCTCAACGAGGCCGCGATGCTCGCGGGCCTCATCTCGTCGCCGGGCAAGTACTCGCCGTTCCGCAATCCCGACAACGCGCGCCAGCGGCGCGCCGTGGTCCTCCGCGGCATGCTCGAGCAGAAGAAGATCGACAAGGCCGCGTTCGACGCCGCCAGCGCGGCGCCGCTCACGCCGATCGCGTCTCCCCCGATGGGAGTCGTCGCGCCCCACTTCGTGGACTTCGTCCTGAAGCAGGCGAAGGAGATCCCGGGCTACTCGAAGGAGGACGGCTCGTCGGTCTTCACGACGCTCGACCCCGACATGCAGCAGGCCGCGCAGGCGGCGGTCCTGAAGGGGCTCGAGGAGCTCGAGAAGAAGTTCAAGCGCCTGCGTGTCCGTGGCGACGAGGAGCAGCTCCAGGCGGCCCTGATCGCCCTCGACCCCTCCACGGGCTCGGTGCGGGCTCTCGTCGGCGGGCGCGACTACCAGGTGAGCCAGTTCAACCGCGTCGTGCAGGCGCGGCGCCAGCCGGGCTCGCTCTTCAAGCCGTTCGTCTACCTGACCGCGTTCGGCAAGCGCGACCTCGTCCCGCCGATCACGCCCGCGTCGCTCTACGTGGACTCGCCGATCGCGCTCGTGTGGGGCGCGGGCGAGGACGAGACCTGGTCCCCGAAGAACTACGACGGCGAGTACCGCGGGACGATGACGGCCCGCCAGGCCCTCGAACAGTCGATCAACATCCCGACGGTGCGCATCGCCGTCACCCAGACGGCGCCGGGGCGCACTCTCCTGCCCGACATCGTCGAGACGGCGCGCCGCGCCGGAATCTCGTCGCCGCTCAAACCCTACCCGTCGATTGCGCTCGGCTCCTTCGAGACGAGCCCGATGGAGATCGCCTCCGCGTTCTGCACGTTCGCGAACGGCGGGTTCCGCGTGAAGCCGAACGCCCTCCTCGGCCTCGTGACGCCGTCCCTCCGCCGCATGGAGTCGAAAGACGAGCCGATCGTGCGCGGCGCCGACGCCGACGCGGTGTCGGTGCTCGACTCGGTCCTGAGGGGCGTGGTGGACCGCGGGACGGGCGGCTCGGCGCGGCGCCTCGGGGCGCAGGGCATCTTCGCGGGCAAGACGGGCACGACGAACGACGGCCGCGACGCGTGGTTCGTCGGCTTCTCGCCGAGCCTCCTCGTCGCGGTGTGGGTCGGTTTCGACGACAACCGCGGCCTGAACCTCTCGGGCTCGCACGCCGCGCTGCCGATCTGGGCGGACTTCGTCCGTCGTCTGCCGTCCCACTGGTTCGAGACGCCGTTCCCGAAGACGCCCGGCGTCGTCACTGCGTCGATCGACCCGACGACGGGACTCCTCGTGACCGAGGAGTGTCCCGCGTCGCTGGACGAGGTCTTCCTCGAGGGGACCGAGCCGAAGCAACGGTGCCCCCACGGAGGCGGCGGCGCGCCCGGCCCCGGCATCGGGGGAACGGGCAACTGA